One segment of Erigeron canadensis isolate Cc75 chromosome 2, C_canadensis_v1, whole genome shotgun sequence DNA contains the following:
- the LOC122586724 gene encoding MDIS1-interacting receptor like kinase 2-like has translation MGPLSFKEAFLHSTIFLLLVTVFLSLFVNFGSCDEVDALLRWKASLYNQNNSTILLSSWTDKNPNNISGKVSPCNWFGISCSSNGSINRLNLSSSGLSGTLDNFSFSSFPNLAYFELSFNNFSGNIPSEIRYLSKLVYLDFFSNQFSGIIPPGVGQIKNLVTLYLYNNQLNGLIPPSICQLRSLSLLALSNNSLSGSIPTCFNVLSNLSYIRLNDNSISGSIPSGLGNLSNLNELYLHNNFLTGSIPTTFVNLKKLTDLIIANNRLNGSIPMEIGTLVLLERIELQTNDITGPIPTSLGELRSLYLLRLYQNKLSGPIPEELGNLVSLSSLQLGENRLNGSIPDSFGNLQNLKILNLRVNQFSGPIPEDLGKLKLVTIEISGNNFTGSLPDNICNGGKLEILIVINSKLTGQIPKSLYNCSSLIRLRLDRNELTGDVSESFGIYPRLNYISLTDNKFFGEISDSWSKCKNLTAIQMGGNQISGKIPASLGNSLQLEVLNFSSNDLVGEILKELGRLTQLGVLLLGNNKLSGVVPPDLGLLVDLSLLDLSMNVLNGSIPSFLDNWSNLFSLNLSNNRFTDKIPEQIGRLYQLSILDLSLNSLTSEIPSGFSGLSSLENLNLSHNKLSGYIPKSLESVNAVWNIDLSYNQLEGPIPNSKVFSNVSIEALIGNKGLCGDVSGLKQCASARQASNKKRKLALTISLPLIGALLLGGLMAAFVFCRWKSKRMLSSPQMVDENIYIEDFFSISMFDGRETYQEILKATNEFNEAYCVGKGGCGSVYKARLTSGDTVAVKRLYSYASSELINRMDFLNEIRALTRIRHRNIVKLLGYCSHAENSFLIYEYLEGGSLASILSNNNTAQILDWGKRVNIIKGVAYALSYMHHDCSPPIVHRDISSKNILLDKDYEACVSDFGTSKILNQESSNLSHLAGTYGYLAPGTFILSSLMYLHKLTRIFLKSTS, from the coding sequence atgggaccTCTATCCTTTAAAGAGGCCTTCTTACATTCAACAATATTCTTATTACTTGTTACGGTTTTCTTATCTCTTTTTGTTAATTTCGGTTCTTGTGATGAAGTTGATGCCCTCCTTAGATGGAAAGCAAGCCTCTATAACCAAAACAATAGCACTATTCTTCTTTCTTCATGGACAGACAAAAATCCGAACAACATTTCAGGTAAAGTGTCTCCATGTAATTGGTTTGGAATTTCATGTAGTTCCAATGGGAGCATTAACAGATTGAACCTATCGTCGTCCGGTTTAAGTGGTACACTTGATAATTTCTCGTTCTCTTCTTTTCCGAATCTTGCTTATTTTGAGCttagttttaacaatttttctGGGAACATCCCTTCTGAAATTCGTTACCTGTCTAAACTTGTttatcttgattttttttctaatcaaTTTTCCGGGATAATTCCACCGGGAGTTGGACAGATAAAAAATCTTGTCACCCTTTACTTGTATAACAATCAGTTAAATGGTTTGATTCCGCCATCCATATGTCAGTTAAGGTCCCTAAGTTTGCTTGCTTTGAGTAATAACTCTCTTTCCGGTTCAATTCCTACATGTTTCAATGTGTTGTCCAATCTTAGTTATATTCGTCTCAACGACAATAGTATTTCTGGTTCCATTCCTTCTGGACTAGGAAACCTTTCTAATCTAAATGAGCTTTATTTGCACAACAATTTTCTCACTGGGTCTATTCCAACTACTTTTGTCAATTTAAAGAAGCTAACCGACTTAATTATTGCCAATAATCGGTTAAATGGATCAATCCCCATGGAAATAGGTACTTTGGTCTTACTTGAACGTATTGAGCTACAAACAAATGATATCACTGGTCCAATTCCTACGTCTTTAGGTGAGCTCAGATCCCTTTATCTTCTTCGTCTCTACCAAAACAAACTTTCTGGTCCCATTCCAGAAGAGCTAGGAAATTTGGTATCCCTTTCTAGTCTACAATTAGGTGAAAACCGACTCAATGGTTCAATCCCAGATTCATTTGGTAAcctacaaaatttaaaaattctgaATCTCAGGGTTAATCAATTTTCTGGTCCTATTCCAGAAGATTTAGGGAAGCTGAAATTAGTTACAATAGAAATTAGCGGGAACAATTTTACTGGTAGTTTACCCGATAATATCTGCAACGGAGGGAAACTTGAGATTCTTATAGTCATCAACAGCAAACTGACCGGTCAAATCCCCAAGAGCTTGTACAACTGTTCCAGCTTGATCCGACTACGACTAGATAGAAACGAGCTCACTGGAGATGTTTCTGAGAGCTTTGGTATCTATCCACGCCTCAATTACATCAGCCTCACCGACAACAAGTTTTTCGGTGAGATCTCAGATAGCTGGAGTAAGTGCAAGAACTTAACTGCGATACAGATGGGAGGGAATCAAATCAGTGGCAAGATACCTGCCTCCCTTGGAAACTCTCTTCAACTAGAAGTACTTAATTTCTCTTCCAACGATTTGGTTGGAGAGATACTTAAAGAACTTGGAAGATTGACTCAGTTGGGGGTACTTCTTTTAGGCAATAACAAACTGTCTGGTGTCGTACCTCCTGATCTAGGATTGCTAGTTGACCTCTCGTTGCTAGACCTTTCCATGAATGTGCTGAACGGGTCAATTCCATCCTTTCTAGATAATTGGTCCAATTTATTCAGCTTAAACTTGAGCAACAACAGATTTACGGATAAAATTCCAGAGCAAATAGGTAGATTGTATCAACTATCTATTCTTGATCTGAGTCTCAACTCACTCACCAGTGAGATACCTTCTGGATTTTCTGGTCTAAGTAGTTTGGAAAACCTCAATCTTTCACATAATAAACTTTCTGGTTATATTCCAAAGAGTTTGGAATCAGTGAATGCCGTCTGGAATATTGATCTATCATACAACCAGTTAGAAGGTCCTATTCCCAATAGCAAAGTCTTTAGTAATGTTTCTATAGAAGCACTAATAGGGAATAAAGGTTTGTGTGGTGATGTCAGCGGACTGAAACAATGTGCATCAGCAAGGCAAGCCTCGAACAAGAAGCGCAAGCTTGCACTCACGATTTCACTTCCACTGATTGGAGCCCTTTTACTTGGCGGTCTCATGGCAGCTTTTGTTTTCTGTAGATGGAAATCGAAGAGAATGTTGTCATCACCACAAAtggtagatgaaaatatttatatcGAGGATTTCTTTTCGATTTCAATGTTTGATGGTAGGGAGACTTACCAAGAAATCCTAAAGGCAACCAATGAGTTTAACGAAGCATATTGCGTTGGTAAAGGTGGGTGCGGAAGTGTCTACAAAGCAAGGTTGACATCTGGTGATACTGTAGCGGTAAAGAGACTTTACTCGTATGCATCCTCTGAGTTAATCAATCGTATGGACTTTCTGAACGAGATCAGAGCATTGACCAGAATACGTCACCGAAACATTGTAAAGCTACTTGGCTACTGTTCACATGCTGAAAACTCATTTTTGATTTATGAGTATCTTGAAGGGGGTAGTCTAGCTAGTATTTTGAGCAACAACAACACTGCTCAAATTTTAGATTGGGGGAAAAGGGTGAACATCATCAAAGGTGTTGCATACGCTTTATCTTACATGCACCATGATTGTTCACCTCCTATCGTTCATCGAGACATATCAAGCAAAAATATTTTGCTTGATAAAGATTATGAAGCGTGTGTGTCCGATTTTGGTACATCAAAGATCTTGAACCAAGAATCTTCGAATTTGAGTCACTTAGCAGGAACATATGGATACCTTGCTCCAGGTACATTTATTTTATCATCACTAATGTATTTACACAAATTAACACGTATCTTCCTTAAGAGCACTAGCTAG